Genomic DNA from Hymenobacter jejuensis:
GGCGTAGCGCAGTGGTGCGGCAATGGCCAGTACGCCGACTTGGCCATTTTTTCATTCCACCCGGTCAAGCACATTGCCACGGGCGAAGGCGGCATGATTACCACCAATCGTAAAGATCTGTACGACAAACTGTTGCTACTCCGCACCCACGGTATCACCAAAGATCCGGGCTTGCTGCACCACCACCACGGCGGCTGGTACTACGAAATGCAAACGCTGGGCTACAACTACCGCATGCCCGACATGCTTACCGCTTTGGGTATCAGCCAATTGCAGCGTGCCGACGAAGGCCTTGCACGGCGGCGGCAACTGGCCGCGCGGTATGACGCAGCGTTTATAGCTATGCCCGGCGTACAGCCTTTGGGCACAGCGCCGGGACATGCATACCACCTGTACGTGATTCAGGTAGACGACCGCAAAGGCCTCTACGACTTCCTGCGCACAAAGCAGATTTTTGCGCAGGTACACTACATCCCGGTGCATACCATGCCGTACTATCAGCAGCTGGGCTGGAAAAAAGGAGATTTCCCGCATGCGGAGGCGTACTATGATCACTGCCTGAGCATTCCGATGTTTCCCTCGCTCACGGATGAGCAGCAGGCGTACGTTGTGGCTTGTATCCAGGAGTTTATCACTCACTAAGTGCCTCGTATGACCTTACCGGCGGCGCCCCGTATCGGCATTATTTCCCAGGCTCGCATGACAAGCACCCGCCTACCAGGCAAAGTGCTTATGGCAGTCGGCGGCCGGCCCTTGCTACATTACCACATTGAACGGCTTGCAGCCAGCCAACTACCTATTTATCTGGCTATTACCAGCAATGCTACCGACGACGCGCTGGCACAATTTGCGGCGGCAGCGCATCTGCCCTGTACCCGCGGCGATGAGCAAGACGTGCTACGCCGCTACCAGCAATGTGCCGCCGAAAACAATCTGGATATCATCGTACGCGTCACTTCCGATTGCCCTCTGATCGATGGAGCGCTGGTGGCGCAGGGCGTGCAGCAGTATCTGGCCCAGGGTGATGGCAGACTTTACTTATCCAACGCATTGGAGCGCACCTTTCCGCGTGGCTTCGACTTCGAGATTTTTTCCCGCGAGTTGCTAGAGGAAGCTCATCGCGAGGCAACCTTGCCCAGCGACCGCGAGCACGTCACGCCCTATATCCACCAAAATCGATCAGGGAACGTTCACTTTCAGCACTTTACCCGCTCCCACGATCGCAGCAACTACCGCCTGACGGTCGACACGGCGGATGATTTTCGCCTGATCCAAGTGTTGATTGAACAGTACAATGCGGCGTCGCTTCCCGCCGAAGCCCTAATCGAGCTGCTGGATGCGCACCCCGAGCTGGTAGCCCTGAATGCCCACGTAGAACAAAAAAAGTTGTAGCATGAGCGCAGGGCCGCGGGTAATTTTTCGGGCCGACGGCAACTCCCGCATTGGGTTGGGGCACATTGTGCGCTGCCTTGCCCTGGCTGAAATGCTCGGCAGCGCCTTCCGCTGCGAATTTATCATCCGGGAACCCGACGAGGCTGTCCGCCTGCAAATTCTGGGCGTTTGTGACTCCTTGACGGAGATACCCGCGGCTCTTGGCCTGCCTGATGAGCCTGTCTGGTTGCTGCAACAGGTGCAACCCCACGACATTCTGGTGCTGGACGGCTACGGATTTGATTCGAAATACCAGCAAACGCTTAAGCAACGTCGGCAGGCGCTGGTGTGCCTCGATGACTTGGCTAATCAGCACATTTGGGCCGACGTCGTGATCAATCATGCGGGCGGTATTGCGCCAAGCGCATACTCCTGCGAACCGGGCACGACGCTGTGTTTGGGCCCTGCCTATGCATTGCTTCGGCCTGAATTTCATAAGTCCACCCAATCGCTTAATTATCAGATAGATAGTAAATCTATCTTTTTGAACATGGGCGGCGCTGACCCCGAAAACCATACGCTGACACAGCTACTGGCGCTGCGACATCGGTTTCCTCACCACCTACTGCATGTAGTAACCGGCGCTGCTTATCCGCATCAAAAGACCTTGGAAGATGCGACTGCTACCCTAGCCAATGTGCGCCTGCACCACTGCCTCAACGCAGGTGCCTTAGCGGCGCTGCTTGCGGAGTGCAGCATGATGGTGTGCCCGCCGAGCGGCATGGCCTACGAATGCTGCGCCGTGGGCGGCTTGCTGCTGCTGCATCAGATCGCTGATAATCAACGTAACCTGCTTGCCTACCTGACTTCATCGGGCCTTGCCTTACCGGTCGCGGCAATTGAAAGCTTGTCGGATGATGGACTAGCGGCAATTGCTGAGCAGATGCGCCAACTCCAACGCCAGGTTTTTGATGGACTTGCCGGACAGCGTTTGGTGAAAGTTTTCAGTGCATTATACCTAGCGTTTAAGCTCACTGCACGCCAAGCGGCGGCTGCCGACGCAGCGCAATACTTTGCCTGGGCCAATGACGCTGACGTACGCCGCAACGCGATCCACTCCGAGCCGATTGCATGGCCGACGCACCTTGCTTGGTTTAGTCGCCGCCTCGCCGACCCAGACGCTTATTTGTATCTATTTGAAGATCAAGGCATACCAATCGGGCAAGTGCGCATCGAGTTCGACGACAGCAAGGGCACCATCGACTATTCGGTGGCCGCTGAGCACCGCGGACGCGGCTTGGGGCTAGCGATTTTGCGACGCGCCATTATGGAGATTCGCCGCGACCGTCCGGACGCGGCTGTGTTGGTGGGCCAGGTAAAAACCCAAAACCGGCCTTCGTGGCGGGTATTCGAGCAACTGGGTTTTGTGCGCCAAGACCCCGTAAGTTTGCACCACGAATCGTACGAAGTATTCCGGCTGGACATTGCGCCGTCGGGCCACCTTTCCTAATTCCATGCAGGATATCATCATCGGCAACCACCGCATCGGTGAGGGCAACGCACCATTTATCATCGCCGAAATGTCGGGCAACCACGGCCAATCGCTGGAAAAAGCCCTGGAAATCGTGGATGCCGCCGCCGATGCGGGGTGTCAGGCGCTGAAAATTCAGACCAGCACCCCCGATATGCTGACCCTCGACAGCCGCGAACCCGATTTTATCGTCCGCGGCGCCAACGATGACTGGGAAGGCCAATCTTTATACGAACTCTATACCACCAACCACACCCCTTTTGAATGGCACGCGCCTATTTTTGCTCGCGCTGCCGAGCGCGGCATGGTGGGTTTCAGCTCGCCCTTTTCGGTGGAAGCCATTGATTTCCTGGAAACTCTGAACTGCCCGATTTATAAGATTGCCTCGTTTGAAAACAACTGGCCTGATCTTATCCGGCGGGCGGCGCGTACGGGCAAACCCGTAATTATTTCCACGGGCATGGCCGATCTGGCCGACCTCGAACGCATGGTGCGCACCGTGCGCGACGAAGGCAACGACCAGGTGGTGTTGCTGAAGTGCACGAGCACCTACCCCGCCGTGCCGCTCGATACCAATTTGCGAACCATTCCGCACCTGCGGGCTATGTTTGGCTGCCAAGTCGGTCTTTCCGACCACACCATGGGCACGGGCGTGGGCGTAGCAGCCACGGTTTTGGGCGCTACAGTTATTGAAAAGCACCTTACGATCCGGCGCTCGGATGGCGGCCCGGATTCTTCCTTTTCAATGGAACCAACCGAAATGCGTCGTCTGGTGCAGGAGTGTCAGCAGGCCCAACAAGCCTTAGGCACAGTACATTACGGCCCCACAGCTGCCGAGCAGAAGTCGCTGGCTTTTCGCCGCTCCATCTACGTGGTGAAGGATATTGAAGCGGGCGAGCTGCTGACCGAAGACAACATTCGCGTCATCCGGCCGGGGCATGGCTTAGCGCCCCATTACTTGCCACAGGTGCTAGGCCGACCGGCGCGGCAGGCCATTCGGCGGGGCACGGCGCTTACGTGGTCCGTATTGTAAGCCACGCGGTTAAACGACCCATTTTTCTACCTTCACGGCTATGGAAATCCGGAAATTTGACAACGGGAGCTACATCATTGCTGAGTGCCTACACATCGGCAATAACTTTCGCATCGGGCCCAATACTACGATCCGGGCCACCGAATGCCACATCGGCAACAACGTAACGATCGGCGCGGGCAATGCCTTTTTGATCGGCCAGCGCTTGGAAATCGGGGATCTGACCATCTTTGGCAACGCCAATAACCTGACCGCCCGTACTGTTACGGTGGGCGAATATGTCTTTTGGGATTCGAATGTAGTTGTGGGCCACGGAGGCAAATTCAGCGAAGACGCCCACCTGCGCGTGGGTTCATATTCTATGATTTGCGCCCGTATCACGCTGAATGTCAACCACTCCATTTCCATCGGCGAGTACGTCGGCATTGGAGAGGACGTCGCCGTCTGGACGCACGGCTCCTACCTCCCTGTGCTAGAGGGCTTTCCGGCCGACTTTGGCCCTGTGAGCATTGGCGACAAGGTGTGGCTGCCAGCCAAATCGACGGTACTGCCCAACCGCCGGATAGGCAACAATGTAGTTATTGGAACTAACTCTTTGATTAACAAGGATTTACCCGATGGCTGCTTAGCTGGCGGAATTCCGGTGAAGATTTTGCGCGAGAAAATCTATCCCAGTCAGGATACCGGGCGCAACGAAGAACTAGTGCGGCGCATCATTCATGACTATCAGCAGTTGGCGGCCTACAAGCAACTCTCTGTTGAAATTTCTTACGACACGCATACGCAGCAAGTACGCTGCAACGGCGCAGTCTTCCACCTCGATACCATGAAAACCAGCGGAACCTTTACGGCTGTGGAAGAAGATTTTCGGGACTTTTTGCGCCGCCGCGGCATTAAGTTTTACAACGGACAACCTTTCTCGTCCGTTTTGCCAGAAGAATACCGTCGTCTTTTAGCCGTATCCCCCGACGCCGATGGAGTTGACTAA
This window encodes:
- the pseI gene encoding pseudaminic acid synthase, producing the protein MQDIIIGNHRIGEGNAPFIIAEMSGNHGQSLEKALEIVDAAADAGCQALKIQTSTPDMLTLDSREPDFIVRGANDDWEGQSLYELYTTNHTPFEWHAPIFARAAERGMVGFSSPFSVEAIDFLETLNCPIYKIASFENNWPDLIRRAARTGKPVIISTGMADLADLERMVRTVRDEGNDQVVLLKCTSTYPAVPLDTNLRTIPHLRAMFGCQVGLSDHTMGTGVGVAATVLGATVIEKHLTIRRSDGGPDSSFSMEPTEMRRLVQECQQAQQALGTVHYGPTAAEQKSLAFRRSIYVVKDIEAGELLTEDNIRVIRPGHGLAPHYLPQVLGRPARQAIRRGTALTWSVL
- a CDS encoding glycosyltransferase family protein — encoded protein: MTSTRLPGKVLMAVGGRPLLHYHIERLAASQLPIYLAITSNATDDALAQFAAAAHLPCTRGDEQDVLRRYQQCAAENNLDIIVRVTSDCPLIDGALVAQGVQQYLAQGDGRLYLSNALERTFPRGFDFEIFSRELLEEAHREATLPSDREHVTPYIHQNRSGNVHFQHFTRSHDRSNYRLTVDTADDFRLIQVLIEQYNAASLPAEALIELLDAHPELVALNAHVEQKKL
- the pseG gene encoding UDP-2,4-diacetamido-2,4,6-trideoxy-beta-L-altropyranose hydrolase, which produces MSAGPRVIFRADGNSRIGLGHIVRCLALAEMLGSAFRCEFIIREPDEAVRLQILGVCDSLTEIPAALGLPDEPVWLLQQVQPHDILVLDGYGFDSKYQQTLKQRRQALVCLDDLANQHIWADVVINHAGGIAPSAYSCEPGTTLCLGPAYALLRPEFHKSTQSLNYQIDSKSIFLNMGGADPENHTLTQLLALRHRFPHHLLHVVTGAAYPHQKTLEDATATLANVRLHHCLNAGALAALLAECSMMVCPPSGMAYECCAVGGLLLLHQIADNQRNLLAYLTSSGLALPVAAIESLSDDGLAAIAEQMRQLQRQVFDGLAGQRLVKVFSALYLAFKLTARQAAAADAAQYFAWANDADVRRNAIHSEPIAWPTHLAWFSRRLADPDAYLYLFEDQGIPIGQVRIEFDDSKGTIDYSVAAEHRGRGLGLAILRRAIMEIRRDRPDAAVLVGQVKTQNRPSWRVFEQLGFVRQDPVSLHHESYEVFRLDIAPSGHLS
- the pseC gene encoding UDP-4-amino-4,6-dideoxy-N-acetyl-beta-L-altrosamine transaminase; the protein is METPIPYGRQHITAADVQAVTETLLSDFLTQGPKVAEFEEKFAAYIGASYAVAVSNGTAALHLCTLALEVQPGQRVITTPITFAASANSVLYCGGEVHFADIDPATGLIDLQKVRQLLAAHPKGYFHGLIPVDFAGLPVDLEAARQLCDEFGLWLIEDAAHSPGGFFTDSQGVAQWCGNGQYADLAIFSFHPVKHIATGEGGMITTNRKDLYDKLLLLRTHGITKDPGLLHHHHGGWYYEMQTLGYNYRMPDMLTALGISQLQRADEGLARRRQLAARYDAAFIAMPGVQPLGTAPGHAYHLYVIQVDDRKGLYDFLRTKQIFAQVHYIPVHTMPYYQQLGWKKGDFPHAEAYYDHCLSIPMFPSLTDEQQAYVVACIQEFITH